The Flavobacteriales bacterium sequence AGCAGACATCCACTACCGACTTGGGTCTTCATACGATCAGAAGTACCCCGGTTGATGGTCACACATTCACGTATAGTACTGTTGTCACCGATCTCCGCGGTGGTCATTTCCCCTTTGAATTTGAGATCCTGCGGTATGGCACTGATCACCGCTCCTGGG is a genomic window containing:
- a CDS encoding acyl-[acyl-carrier-protein]--UDP-N-acetylglucosamine O-acyltransferase, with amino-acid sequence MAQVHPDARIGKDVTIEAFSSIAADVEIGDGTWVGPNVTIMDGARIGKSCKIFPGAVISAIPQDLKFKGEMTTAEIGDNSTIRECVTINRGTSDRMKTQVGSGCLL